From a single Capsicum annuum cultivar UCD-10X-F1 chromosome 12, UCD10Xv1.1, whole genome shotgun sequence genomic region:
- the LOC107850774 gene encoding uncharacterized protein LOC107850774: MVAESWFRSFWKNSKKNEGGGHQKVLIGVLAFEVASLMSKLVHVWQSLSDKQVARLRDEIMKSVGIKKLISDDDSYIARLICTELVENLGHVAIAVSRLAKKCNDPYLKSFEQAFNDLLKVGVDPYGWQLSWKKMDKKIKKMERFIVINANLYQEMENLSDLEQTLRRLKGNDDADSITLVEYEKKLAWKQQEVKHLKDVAIWNRTYDYTVRLLARSLFSIFSRIGHVFGVDPVMDERAKASRDLDSDQIYRSHSVAYAQSSVHPSETSLSRFSSEPVENILAKSGPISSTRNVHMSYSGPLKSSTSTESPIPGRHSSAGFYSGPLGRSTTKSGPLPLFNKSSMKWWKSRDRSGNLNGKRSNSKHARPTTVGPLKGCMMVGNGSPLSNCHLDPHGFHSGFLNATKGAGVDGLADSYSTCSYLTSYNAKKRLLNAPPETLGAAALALHYANVIIVIEKLVASPHLIGHDAREDLYSMLPASLRASLRAKLKPFAKSLTSSVYDTVLAGEWNDAMLGILEWLAPLAHNMIRWQSERSFEHQNFVSRTNVLLVQTLYYANQEKTESAITELLVGLNYIWRYGREVNAKAIEECASARMMFNDDYLDD, from the coding sequence ATGGTTGCTGAATCTTGGTTTCGCAGTTTCTGGAAAAATTCGAAAAAAAATGAGGGTGGTGGTCATCAAAAGGTGCTAATTGGTGTTCTAGCATTTGAAGTTGCAAGTTTAATGTCTAAACTGGTTCACGTATGGCAGTCTTTGAGTGATAAACAAGTGGcaagattgagggatgagataaTGAAATCAGTTGGTATCAAGAAGCTGATTTCGGATGATGATTCGTATATTGCAAGATTGATATGTACGGAGTTGGTTGAGAACTTGGGACATGTGGCAATTGCTGTTTCTAGGCTTGCAAAGAAATGTAACGATCCGTACTTGAAGAGTTTTGAGCAAGCCTTCAATGATTTGCTGAAAGTTGGTGTTGATCCGTATGGGTGGCAACTTTCATGGAAGAAGATGGAcaaaaagattaagaaaatggAACGGTTTATTGTGATTAATGCGAATTTGTATCAAGAAATGGAGAATCTTTCCGATCTTGAACAGACCTTGAGGAGATTGAAGGGAAATGATGATGCGGATAGCATTACTTTGGTTGAATACGAAAAGAAGCTCGCGTGGAAGCAGCAGGAGGTGAAGCATCTTAAGGATGTCGCTATTTGGAATAGGACTTACGATTATACCGTCCGTCTTTTGGCGAGATCTCTGTTTTCTATATTTAGTAGGATAGGCCATGTGTTTGGAGTTGATCCCGTCATGGATGAGAGGGCTAAAGCATCCAGAGATCTAGATTCTGATCAAATCTATCGGAGCCACTCAGTTGCTTATGCCCAGTCATCCGTTCACCCATCCGAAACTAGTCTGTCTAGATTTTCCTCAGAACCAGTGGAAAACATCCTTGCCAAATCTGGACCAATTTCAAGCACAAGGAACGTTCACATGTCTTATTCAGGTCCCCTGAAAAGTTCAACATCAACAGAAAGCCCAATTCCTGGAAGGCATTCTTCTGCTGGCTTCTATTCGGGTCCTTTGGGGAGGTCGACAACAAAATCTGGGCCGCTCCCTCTATTTAATAAATCCAGCATGAAGTGGTGGAAATCCCGTGATCGTTCAGGAAACTTAAATGGAAAACGTTCAAATTCGAAACATGCTCGACCGACCACTGTTGGACCACTAAAAGGCTGCATGATGGTTGGGAATGGTTCTCCTTTAAGTAATTGCCATCTAGATCCACATGGATTTCATTCTGGTTTTCTCAATGCAACGAAAGGAGCTGGCGTAGATGGACTTGCTGATAGCTATTCAACTTGCTCCTATCTAACAAGTTATAATGCGAAAAAAAGGCTGCTAAACGCTCCTCCAGAAACTCTTGGGGCTGCTGCCTTAGCACTGCATTATGCAAATGTCATTATCGTGATTGAGAAACTAGTGGCATCTCCTCACTTGATCGGACATGATGCAAGAGAAGACCTGTACAGCATGCTACCTGCTAGTTTAAGAGCATCCCTCAGGGCGAAACTAAAGCCATTTGCTAAGAGCTTGACATCATCCGTTTATGACACAGTTCTTGCTGGAGAATGGAATGACGCAATGCTGGGGATACTGGAATGGCTTGCTCCTCTTGCTCATAACATGATAAGATGGCAGTCTGAGCGGAGTTTTGAGCATCAGAACTTCGTTTCCAGAACAAATGTGCTGCTTGTACAAACCCTTTATTATGCAAATCAAGAAAAGACAGAATCAGCAATCACAGAGCTGCTCGTCGGTCTGAACTACATATGGAGGTATGGCAGGGAAGTGAATGCAAAAGCGATAGAGGAATGTGCAAGTGCTAGAATGATGTTTAATGATGATTACTTGGATGACTGA